ACTAACTAATCAtattaaatgtttatttatCAAATAGTTGCACACATATGATCATAAcactatttatttataatatactcaCGGATTGATATCCTTTAAAGTTAAAActcaactttattggtaaagttggcATTATgacttttggattaaaatcaaacgCCAAGATTCAAAAgtcatatttgaatcttgacctttgattttaatccaaaggtcaagatgtGCTCAACTTTACCTACAAAGTTGAACACAACCTTAAAGGATCTTCATCttatacttgcatacatatgcTCATAACAATATTTTTGCACATATGTCCTCACATGATTACTAACGCACATATGTTCATGTCTCTcattatatcatcatcatttttaactTGTTGGCTAATGACGACTACCCAATTCGCTTCTTTGTGTTTCTTCCAATAAAAACTACAATCACACGAAAACTACAAAAAAGATTTGCATTTAATTAACGGAAAATGATAAACATAGCCCCAGGGGCTAAGTTTAAGTTGTAACGACATGTTTAAAAGTGTTGTACATTTCATATAACCACTTCCTGAAAATATGCTTAAATATCGGAGTACAACAATATCATGCTTGTCTAAACAAATTAACTATAACCCTAGGGGTTAcgtttaacattttccttaaTTAATACCTGAAAagtaaaatttagaaaaaatttataacttgATCAACAACTATAATACAAcatttactataaaaaaaaaaaaaaacaaaaatctttcGTATTTTCTTCATTTCGTGGACCCTTTTTTTCGTACCCCAAATCCCCAGCACACATGTATACATGCCTCAATAGTAAATGGGAGAGTAAATATACTCATATGTTTTTACTATCCccaaacaacaataataaattaataaaatttttctttaatttttttttgaaaagaatcGAATAACAAGAAAGAAGGAAAGAGTAAAAAGACACAGGGGTTTGGGACTTTGGTTTGTGGGGCAGATCACAGATGCCATATAATGTATTTTTAACTGATGAATGAATTAGAGATAGTGATTTAAGTGGTGGGAAAATCATCAGAAGGATCTAATAAAATAGTTTTACGgtttcaaataataaaatactaatCAAAAACCCTATAATACCCCTGGAGACTctccattaattaatttcattttctAGTTAATTACTTGAATGCCATTGTTTATTGTAACCGTTGATCAAATTattaagggttaagatttaTTAAAAGGGTTTttaaaaggaccattgattttcataacttacacaccaccatcatcatctactacgatatacaagacttatttgtaaaaacactaaaactTTCCAGCGACgagcccacagaaaaatcatgtgtaagttaacttatacatgtgtaagttacacatgtgtaagtaacttacacatgtgtaagttaacttacacatgattttctgatGGGCCCGTCgtcggaaagtcttagtgtttttacaaaaaagtcttgtatatcgtagtagatgatgatggtgtacaaaaatcaatggtcctagttggtactaaaataagaggtggtctcaaaatatctcacctatatatatatatatatatatatcgtctCAACTAAAAGGCCTTTATGCAACATGTAAAAGGAAAATTAAGCTGAaacaataaaaagaagaaaaaaaattaagctgaaacaatcaaaatcaaatgagaAAAGGAAACAACACACGAATATGCCTAAAGAGTGCTTAAATGGTGAGACTGTGTGGGCAATCAATATGTTACAATCGTGATGTACTATTACAAAACATGGTGATGATATAAGGCTACAGTTAGCCAGTTAGGAGACGAATGCCCTAATCGTGATGTCCTAATATGAAACATGGTGACGCTATAAGGCTAATAGTATTTGTGATCATATACTATATGCGTCTAAAGTCAAAGACATCTATTGTTATTCAACATGTAAGAGGATAATTTAGTTATTGTTAGAGGTATAATACAAGATTCGGTATAATTAAAGGATTCGAAACTCTTATCAATACAAGATTCGGTATAATGagtttgatcatatatatactatatatatgcgTCTAAAGTCAAGAAATCTACTATTGTTATTCAACACGTAAAAGGATAATTAAGTAGTGATGGTTAGAGATCATTTGGCAACAAACAACACCAAATAAACAAAACCACCAAAAGTAAACGGGAAAAGGAAACAACACACGAAATAACCTAGTTGTATTACTTCTATACTATTAGCCGTTATTCTATATCCAAActaaatttttgtattatttctCAGTCTTGAGGTTACAACAGTAGATGGGGCActcaaaaaggtaaaaaaaaaaaactatgacaCTTGAGAAACTATAAGAAACCCCAAATTTTATTCTAATCTTATTGTGCTCACCAAATCATAACGAATATTCCAATATACAGTCATAACTCTTCACACCAAACAATCTTTCACttaaagaaatatcaaatcGACCTCGTACCATAAGATGTCCCTTTAACAATGTCAACTCATTCCATCTAGTACATGCCGTTACAAATCTAAAAGCCACTTTGTCTATTAAGGAAACATCAAAAACTGGACAAGCAATACACAATCACCACTTAAATGCACAAAAAGACCCAACACTAACAGCTTTTCATCTGATTAGACCAGGTCTATTAGACTGTCGTTTTGGTCTTGAAGAGATGGCTCTTTTCGGCATTTCTGTTGTCAATGCATACATTCTCACAGGGAATAGTTCTTTTGGAAATTTTGTTTGATCCTGCCGACATACAAACATTATTAACAAAATGTTCTTTTTAAATGAGCAGAAAGCCGCCTAGAATATGTAGAAACAGCATCCAGGCCATCCCTCAAATTCAATTATAGTAAAGGAtccattttaagtttttaacccAAAACCATTATCTGCCTGAGTACAAAGCTAAAGTTCAAGTCACTTCCAAATAATACAAAATGTACACACTTCTGAATCATCCATATAAACATAGGGAGAATAGTTAGACATCAGCCGGGAAATAGAGAAATCTTAcgaaaatataagaaacttcCGGTCAAAATTTTGATAGAATGGGAAAAGGTGCATTGCAATAGATTGCAATGCAATTTCCTTCACTTTTGGTTTAACCCAATTGATTTTTAAGAATCTCTAAATCCATCCAACTTTCAGAATATTATTGTAAAACAGTTATTTTAGTTGTGATTTTTTTAGGTCCAGTAGTAAAAAAGGAAATGTAAGTACATTATTAGCAATTGCAACTTGGTATTACATGAACTTTTCAAATGAAAACTGGAATTACCTTCGTATTGTAGATGGTAAGACCACATTGCCTAAAGAGCTCTTTGAAGTATACATGAGATCTTGTAAGGCTCTTATCTTCATTATCCAGCACAAATCCTGAATTCAAGCATGTTAGAACTCAcgtgtcatatatatatatatatatgtgtgtgtgtgtgtggttgTGTGTAGCACTATCGCCTACTCTATACTATAAATGCAATTTCCAAAACATAATTGCATTTAAACAACTGTGTTATCTAAGTTCAGTTGTTTTAGAATGTCccctttaaaaatttaagggttacatttgatgattttaatgCTACCTTTCTCCTTTCGcagaataaaaaaatatctgCTTTCATTATTATATGCACTGCTAACAATTCACTCTTCAATGCTGCTGTTTGAAccaatttgtttatataagCTTTATAAGAGCAAGAATGCATCCTGTATACCTCCATGTACCATTACATAGAATGaagatattacaaataaaaacgTTATAGAGAACTGAGACTTCCTACCTGATCGTGCAAGGTtttctttcaaaacaaaaaatccACCAGGTTTAAGGCCAGCCTGAACGTATATACATGTGTCAGTACAACTGCGAATTAACCAAATCTATTACGTAAACTAAAGAGAGTAATACTTAACAACCTATAGTTTTTCATGTTCTCTTATGTGTGACAAATCAGATAGAACATGCTCTTTCGTTCCAAAAATAAGTGAATAGTTCATTAAGTTGATATGTTAAAGCTAGCGTTAACTACCAGTAGTACACTTCATTAGCTTTAATTTCTCAATCATTAACAGTATACATGAACCTAGTAGGCTGTAGGCCAAAGTCAATACCTAGGACGACTTGTACTCGTCAGTATGGGTAACTTTAGCTCCATACTTGGCGAATAATGGTCTGGGTTAAAACAATAGCACTTTTTTGAATGTCAAAGCAAGTCagtgatatgatcccacatcggccaggtatgggattggttggtggtttataagcctaggtgtcccctcctccttcaagctagcttttgggagtgagttctacacctagcttatggcatcatacgagcctattatgggatgggttcgtatcagtCAGTTCAGGCTTGGTTGTCCCATTAAGAATttcttaatttaaatataagtaACGTATTAAGTATGATCGCAAAACTATTCAATCAAAATTCTTAACAAAGATAATTCTAGATCACGTCATACAAATTCCAAGGCTATTTTTGCATACCTTAAAACACTTCACTAATTTTAAATATCGACCAAAAACTTCAGAACATGGTGCAAAGACTTGTATTGTACAACACATGTTGATGAAAAGGATGGAGAAAGTAAGAAAGAAACGGATGTGATTGTACCTTTGCTCTCTTGAAGAATGCCACAAAGTCATCATCGGAAAGATGCCCAATGCACCATTGGACCCATATGACATCATACCTTCCTGAATCTGGAGTGAATTCCTAAAACATTTTTGACAGCGACCCATGTTCAGTGTTTATTGTAATGGATTATGGATGAAATAATTCTATAACAAGCTTATAGTTTTAGCATAAGATATTGCTAAAAAAGCAATGAATAGCCATCataatataaatgataatacatCAAGATTATCTGTCGAGATTTAAATTCAATGTCATGTGGAACGTCATGTGGCTTAACCATGAGAGAAGCCAAAAGCATTAATACactaaggaaaatgataaatagaCCTAAAGATGTGCCTAAAATTCAACCTAAAACTTAAAACCTTGACATGTGTATCCACTTAGTCTCATTCCTAATTTTATCCATTGAATCTTCCAAGTGTCACCATCTTATTATTAGATTGATttttaggcacaccaattagaTTGATTTATAATTATCCATACGCTAAACATATATTCTAGAGAGGTGGAAGAACAAGTGGGTTGGGTGATGGGTCAAAATTGGTAAGTTTTGTAGGAAGCAAAACAGGCAGAGTTCCACACAACTCAAACCCCCATTCACAAATACATAGCTCAAAATGTGACCTCCACCAgtaatatttagttatttacatatTCATAACTTATCCTAACCTGCAGTGGGGCACAAAAGAAATTCACAGCTTTGTGCTCCACGGAAACCGACAGGTTTTCTGGAACCAAGCTCTCACGTGCAGCCTCCAAGAAATGCGACACAGGCTCAAGAAGGTCAACCTACATCCAAATTCATGAATCACATAAAAAAGATTTGTTTCATAACTTTCTTAACATATATCTCATTCTTAAGTTATTTATATGACGATTAAAAAGTGAGAAAGTCACGACCTCATTGAAGTATCTTATAAGAAGATTCTTAGTCACCCTTCCAATTCCACAGCCACAATCTGCAGCAATTTTAACCACCAGTAAGTATCTTAAAAACAACACATTATGGTCAGTATGTTTGTTTCACCTatacaaaaaaatgaaaacaagtgAATACATAAATCTCTAGAATTATTCTAATGGAATTGGTTAAGAGGAACGAAGAGAGTACAAACTAGTACAATTGTTTCACATTCAAGTACTAAATATAATTGGGTCTAAAAGCCCTAATCTTTGTAAAAATTCTCCCAATCTTGTTGTCAAGATCATCATGCATTCAACTAATTCAAATTTATCACCACCAGATAAATACAATCAACtttttatatgtgttttttctttccaaaaggTTGGAATTTTTGGCTACCACAACCAGCCCATGCCAAAACATCCCAGGCCCATCACGTGAGAGGTAAATCAACTTCATCCAATGGAAACTTATCCAAGCTCAAAGAAAACTTTCTAATGAATCAGGTTCCTACTTGGCTAAGTTGTGGACCAAACCTGTGTATGTTCACAAATGCACCCATCTCCATAACCAACGGCAACCACACGCCCACACGACACGCCAAAGACTGTTCATgggtttcttttctttctaaaacTGGGAACTTTGGCTTCATTGAACTTATACAAAATATGTACAGTAAGTATAGATACACACGTGCTTCGCAGTGCATGTTGCTTTTAAAGTCATACCAACAAAAAGTTGGTCTAGTGGTAAGGGAAGCATTTGCTGACCTTAAGGTCCCAAGTCCGATCCCCGCTTGGCACAAAAAACAACTtctttaaggtacccgttaccaataaAGACTagacccacatgtgaagttCTAAAGACGTGGG
The sequence above is drawn from the Erigeron canadensis isolate Cc75 chromosome 4, C_canadensis_v1, whole genome shotgun sequence genome and encodes:
- the LOC122596104 gene encoding alpha N-terminal protein methyltransferase 1, whose protein sequence is MSVAHNNFCANPPYFAACAVYQSHISRYDNNKRGKGKSRLKIKMEIRGLDSNGREFKNPEEMWEQEIGDSQKKVDWYRNGVGYWQGVEASMDGVLGGYGHVNEPDIKSSEAFLNTLLTAFFPNAGRNQHLVALDCGCGIGRVTKNLLIRYFNEVDLLEPVSHFLEAARESLVPENLSVSVEHKAVNFFCAPLQEFTPDSGRYDVIWVQWCIGHLSDDDFVAFFKRAKAGLKPGGFFVLKENLARSGFVLDNEDKSLTRSHVYFKELFRQCGLTIYNTKDQTKFPKELFPVRMYALTTEMPKRAISSRPKRQSNRPGLIR